Genomic DNA from Phyllostomus discolor isolate MPI-MPIP mPhyDis1 chromosome 12, mPhyDis1.pri.v3, whole genome shotgun sequence:
AGGTGGGCTCTTCCCGGGGTCCCAGAGATACCCCGAGGCCCCGACACAGAGGTTACACACCGGGGCCGTGAGGTCAGCCTGTCTGCATTTGCACGCTGCCCAGCTCCTCAGTCCAGAGGCCGTGAGACAGAGCCACTCATCTGTCTGAGTGCTCCCAGCCTTCTCAGTCAGCACTTCCCAGCTGCTGCGCTGCAGGAACTTTGGACGCTTTGGTCGGGGGCGGTGGTCTCTTTTCCCTCCAACCCTCAAAGAAAGAAATGGCAACGGCCGGCACAACAATAACTGTCGGTGCGACTGCCCCGTCTTGAACCATAAACACACGCAGGTAGGCCACATAATACCAAGTTGCCTCTTACTGGTCATGTCACATGATAAGACTGCGTCTGATTGGTTAGCTCCTGCTACCAGAAATCCTTACCTACAAGTGTAGGCAACTGGTTTTTTTAACAAAGCtctggagcaaaaagggtaggtaattattatgattatttttgtaagtcaaaattatacctttttttttttttggtctgaatgcccaaaaaatattttttggtgtgccgcaggattttagtaattagcaCCAGGTTGAAAATTGTCGTTCTAATCCAACGTGCTGGTGGCCCCCTTGCACCGTCTCTCCCACCAGAGCAAAGCCTGGCCTCGCCGCGGGCCTACAGCGGCCCCTGGTGGCCGGCGTGGATACACGCCTCTCTCCCCCCAGAACCTTGTCTAAACGCAGGGTGGGCCAGTGGTTCCAGGTGCTTTTGCTGGCACACAGCCACGCACATCTGTTCTCAGGTCACCTGTGGCCACTCCAGAGCTACGACGGCGGAGCTGAGTGATTGCCACAGAGACCGTATGGCCGACATGCCTAGAGTGTTCACCAGTTGGCCCTGGAAGGAAAAGGCTCATCCGGCCTATACATTTGGCTCAGTGGCAGATGGGGAGCCTGAGGTTCAGAGGAGAGGGGTGCAGAACCGGCCCGAGAGCATCCCAGCGCCTAGACAGGGGACTTGGGATGGGAGTGCCAGTCTCAGCTGTCTGTGGCTCCCGCCACCAGGAACGCCCTTCGCAGGGTTCAGTGGGAAGTGAAGATGGGGGCCCTGGTGAGAGATCCCGTGAGCGTTTCAACGTGGTGTCAGCACAGCGTTGAACCAAGCGCGGAGGCCTTCTAAGTGTGGGGCTCTGCCCGCCTGCAGCCTGGCCCCGCCTACCGCCTGCCACCACTCCGGGCCTCGGAGGGGCAGCGgcagcctcccccaggccccaagGGCCTGTCCTTGGTCCAGCTCCTCTGACCCCAGAGGGGAGGCCCCAGAGGTCTGCAGGCCCTCCCCGGAGGGCAGGCTTGGGTGCGCTGCCCCGGGGACCTGCTGACCCACAccgcctcctctctctccccagacccACAGCCAGGACATCGAGAAGCTGAAGAGCCAGTACCGAGCCCTGGCCCGAGACAGCGCCCAGGCCCGGCGCAAATACCAGGAGTCCAGCAAAGGTGCGTGCCTTCCCTCCGACCTGTCCGCGGGTGCCcagggcgcgggggggggggggggcggggggccgcctCGGCCTCCTCCATGCTGCTGCTCACCCCGCTCCCCCGTGCTGCCGCTCACCCCGCTCCCCCCTGGGCCCGGCAGACAAGGACCGCGACAGGGCCAAGGACAAGTACGTGCGCAGCCTGTGGAAGCTCTTTGCGCACCACAACCGCTACGTGCTCGGCGTGCGGGCCGCGCAGCtgcaccaccagcaccaccaccagctCATGCTGCCCGGCCTGCTCCAGTCGCTGCAGGACCTGCACCAGGAGATGGCGCGCATCCTGTGAGCCCGAGGCACCCCctgtcccgccccgccccagccccgtcACCCTGCCTCGGCACCCAGAAAAGTCAGCCCTGTAGAAGCGATGGTCGTGGAAGCGATCACGGGAGGACAGGTCCTGGGCCGGGGATCATCGCCGGTCCATTTGCATCTGGTTTGCATTATTCCAGGGCCTCTTAGTGTTGGGGTTCCTCCTACTGAGTAAGCACCGTGCTAGGCTCTGGGATACCGCAGAGGAAAACGCAGATAAAAATATCTGTTCTCTAAGATCATTAGTATCGGGGGGGAGAGtcaggaaacaaaagagaaaggcaCGCTGGAAGTGATAAGTGCTGTGGGGAAAGTGGAAACAAGGAAGGGGGGCGAGGGGCAGCCTCAAACAGAGCAGCCTGAAAAGGCCGCAGCGTGCAGGACTGAAGCGGGGGATGCTGGGACAAAGAGGGAACCGCAGGgccaaggccctgaggtgggagaaTGCTGGAAAGCGGGCCAGAGCGAGGAGGCCGGTGCAGCCGGTGTGGAGTTGAGGAAGGGCCGAGGAGGCCAGGCCCGGGGGCTGCTGGGGTACGGAGGGAGCAGCAGGCCCTTGTGAGGACTTGGCTGTGTTGAGACTAGACCTCTGGGGACAAGGACAAGGACAAGGGCAGGGAGAACCAGACGGGAGGACGAGAGGCTACTTAAACACTGCAGACCACAGCTCGTGGCTACTCGGACCCACAGAGGCGGGAGGCGGTCAGTCCTGGAGGTGCTTTGAGGGCGGAGCCAGCGGGGTTTCTGCAGGGATGGGAAGTGGGGTGTGAAGTAGAGCAGAGAGGGCGGCTCCAAGGATCGGGCCGGAAGACACGGTAGTAGCTGTCAGCGTGTGCGGGGAAGGCTCTGGGAGAGACGGGctcaggagagaggaaaaggaattcATTTTTCAACACGTGGTGTCCAGCCAGACGTCCCGAGTGCATAGATGGGCACTTGCGGCTGGGGcgctggggaggagctgggcctgggggtgtCCATGTGGCGGCTGCCGCACGGCGACAGCTTATGCCCAGTGCGCGGGGCGGCCGCCCGGGGCAGACAGGAGGGTAGCGCACGTTCGGCCAGCACTTCCTGAGTAGCACACTCCACGCACACCTCTCTCCCTCCGTGGGACTCCCAGCACCCCCGGGACACGTAGCAGGAAGTGCAGACCAGGAGCCGGTCAGTAATCTGCCGGTGGTCATTCGGCCGGTAAATGATGACGCGGCACTCAACGCCCCCGGCCGACTCCCAACTCAGAGTGAGGGGCCCCaagctccccccccccgcccacccccgctgACCCGGGGCCCGTCTGCCGGCAGGAAGGAGATCCTGCAGGAGTACCTGGAGATCAGCAGCCTGGTGCAGGACGAGGTGGCGGCCCTTCACCAGGCGATGGCCGCAGCCGTCGCCCGCATCCAGCCGGACACCGAGTACCAGGGCTTCCTGCAGCAGTTCGGGTAAGCCCTGCCTCGCCCCTGCCGGGCAGCAGGGCCTGCCAGCCTGCTCCCTGACCGGGCAcgctccccctgcccaccccccctgccccacacaggtCCGTGCCTGATGTCCCACCCTGCGTCACGTTCGACGAGTCGCTGCTGGAGGACAGCGAAGCCCTGGAGCCCGGGGAGCTGCAGCTGAACGAGCTGACAGTGGAGAGCGTGCAGCACACGTGGGTGCCAGGACGGCGGGGCGGGGGTGCCGGGGGGCGTCTGCAGGGCGCGTCCGAGAGGCCGGCACTACCGCGGCCCTTCCTCCTGGCACAGGCTCACCTCAGTGACAGATGAGCTGGCCGCGGCCACCCAGACGGTGCTGAGCCGGCAGGAAGTGGTCACCCAACTGCAGCGGGAGCTCCGGAAGGAGGAGCAGGGCATCCACCCCCGCCAGCGGTGAGTGGGTCCCACCTGCAGCAgcctctcacctgccctccctgctgcctgcaAGGCTGAGCCCTCTCTCCCGCCCGCTGGCAGGGTTTACCTGCTGGGCAAGAGGCAGGTGCTGCAGGAGgagctgcaggggctgcaggtgGCGCTGTGCAGCCAGGCCAAGCTGCAGGCCCAGCAGGACCTGCTGCAGGCCAAGCTGGAGAAGCTGGGCCCCGGCGAGCCGCCCCCGGTGGCGCTCCTGCAGGACGACCGCCACTCCACCTCGTCCTCGGTGAGCACCCCACCGCCCACCGCGGCCGCCCTGCAGGCCGGCCCGGGCCGCGCTCCTCATTTTCGCCCTCCGCCTCCCAAGCCCGGCCACCCGCTGACGTCTGTCCCTGGCCTCAGGAGCATGAGCGGGAAGGGGGAAGGACGCCCACCCTGGAGATCCTTAAGAGCCACATCTCAGGAATCTTTCGCCCCAAGTTCTCGGTGAGTGGAGCCCAGGCGGGCCCACgcctctgcctcttctccacGTGGTGGTGGGCCAGGCCGGGGGGTCTCGGAAACGTCCTCCTAGGCCCCTCCCACCTTGGGGTCCGGGCAAGTCACTGGGTTGCCCCGGTAGAGAGAAGGCTCTGCCCAGGCTGCTTCTGTTGGGTGTCCAGGTACAGAtgctcgccccgcccccccgtcgtgccccccgaccccagccaccACATGTGCGTGCAGAGGGGCCTGCAGCCTTGGCTGCCCTGCCACCCTTCCTGCTCCGGGAGTGGTTGGGAGGCCGCGGCCTGGGGTAGAAGGCAAAAGCTTGGTTGGGGCCCCGCCAAGCCCAGGCCTCCCATCCCCACTCTGCCTGGAGCGAGCCTGCTCCAGGGGCCTGTGGATGGCTCTGCCCGCCTCTCCAGCGGTTCGGAGGGTCATGTGAGGCAGCAACCCCCCCGACCCTGAGTTGGCCTACTGGCCTCCCCGGAGGGGCGGGCCGAGTGACCCCCGCtcacccctccccagctccccccaccACTGCAGCTGGTGCCCGAGGTGCAGAAGCCCCTGCAGGAGCAGCTGTGGTACCACGGGGCCATCCCGCGGACGGAGGTGGCCGAGCTGCTGACGCAGTGTGGGGACTTCCTGGTGCGGGAGAGCCAGGGCAAGCAGGAGTGTGTGCTGTCCGTGCTGTGGGACGGCCTGCCCCGGCACTTCATCATCCAGTCCTCGGACGTGAGTgggcccggccccaccccctgccctcgcccccccccgggggggaCAGCCTcgggagggcagcagggaccaCCTCGTTCCAGCGACACGATGGGCTGACCCCTTCGGGGCGGCTGGCCCGCCCAGGCCGGGGGCAGGCACTGGGGCGCCAGCAGGATGCGCCTTTCTGCGGGCCCTTCTCCTGGctgctctgcaccccctcccagggcctgggccccctcAGCTGGGCCAGGGAGGCTGCTCACCCCAGCTTGCCCCTGCCCTGCAGAACCTGTACCGCCTGGAGGGCGACGGCTTTCCCACCATCCCCTTGCTCATCGACCACCTGCTGcgctcccagcagcccctcacCAAGAAGAGCGGCGTCGTCCTGAGCAGGGCTGTGCCCAAGGTGAGCCAGGGCCTGctgcccccccacgcccccccccccccccacaggcctTGCAGAGCGTGGGTTCAGGCCACCGAGCCAggccaggagcagggaggggcttcCCAGGTCCCCGGTCTACGTACGGGGTCAGCCACCTGCTGGATTTGGAACGTCAAGGccacccccatttcacaggctggcgctcaccCTCTTAGGTCCCCGCCGGGCCCCCAGAGCCATCCGACTGTGATGATCCCCATACGGTCCAGCGGCCACTTAGCAGACTAACCAAGCTACCAAGAGACGAGAGTGGTCGCCTGGGTGGGGAGTTTCAGTCCTTGGCAGGCCCCGCTGGCCTTCCCTTTGCCGACCTCTGaccccccgccctccctcccccaggacaAGTGGGCACTGAACCACGAGGACCTAGTGTTGGGCGAGCAGATTGGGCGGGTGAGTTGAGCGCCCTGCTGGCCTCCCGGCTGCCTGCGGCCCCCTCACCCAGCTCCGCTTCCCGCCCGCCACCCCTCGGCACCGGCACCCGAGCCCTTTGGCCTCCCTGCCTCAGGCTGAGCCCCAGCCCGTAGCCGACTCCCCTCGGGGCCAGCACCGTACACCGCCCTCCGGGAGCCAGGGAAGAGGCTCTGCTGCTGGCACCCTCAGccgtcctgcccccaccccacccccaccccccgccccggcgctgcctccccagggccccacccccacccccgtgcgcGACAGGAGACGCACTGTGGCCACGGGAGCTGTGAAATACCTGCTTAGGAAGGGATTCCGGTTCCTACACGTGACAAGGCTTCTCCAGCCCAAGGGAAAGTGGCTTTGGGGTTTTCCACGTCCCGTCTCTTAGCGAACGTGGCAGCTGGAGGGGACATCCCCTGCCTGTGGCGGGGGTGCTGGTCCCCCCACCAGGGGGTGCTGGGGAGCCGAGGCGGGGCACCGAGCGAAGGGCGGGTGGGGACCAGGAGGGCTGTCCCTCGACACGAGAGGACCGTGGTCCGGGGACGGAGGGGCAGACGCCTCGGACTGTTTCAGGGGAACTTCGGCGAAGTGTTCAGCGGGCGCCTGCGCGTGGACAACACGCCGGTGGCGGTGAAGTCCTGCCGAGAGACGCTCCCGCCCGACCTCAAGGCCAAGTTTCTGCAGGAAGCGCGGTGGGTGAAGGAATCGGGGTCGCCGTTGCGGTCTGTACAGGGCGGTCCTCCGTGCGGGGCGCGTTATGCAAGGGGCCACTTCCGTGGTGTCGTCATCCTCacggaccccccaccccccagcgccAGGGCGGCGGGCTCGAGGCTCAGTGGCCTGCTAGAGGTCACACACGTCCGGGCCTCCTGGCCCTCGAGTCCAAGCTTGTCTCTTCTGGCgcgcctctccccaccctccctcggGTCCCCGGGGCCAGGGAGCGATGCGCAGGTCCCCGCGCTGGGAGCCTGAGCAGCCGTGCCCTCCAGGATCCTGAAGCAGTACAGCCACCCCAACATCGTGCGTCTCATTGGCGTCTGCACCCAGAAGCAGCCCATCTACATCGTCATGGAGCTCGTGCAGggtgagccccgccccccccaccactgcACTGCGGGGGCAGGGACTTCAGCTGGGGGTGGTAGtgagcgccccctgcaggaggcTCAACaaggttcccccccccccccgccccccccgc
This window encodes:
- the FES gene encoding tyrosine-protein kinase Fes/Fps, which produces MGFSSELCSPQGHGAVQQMQEAELRLLEGMRKWMAQRVKSDREYAGLLHHMSLQDCGAQSRGVLNSPISQSWAEITSQTEGLSRLLRQHAEDLNSGPLSKLSLLIGVRQQLRKTYGEQWQQLQQELTKTHSQDIEKLKSQYRALARDSAQARRKYQESSKDKDRDRAKDKYVRSLWKLFAHHNRYVLGVRAAQLHHQHHHQLMLPGLLQSLQDLHQEMARILKEILQEYLEISSLVQDEVAALHQAMAAAVARIQPDTEYQGFLQQFGSVPDVPPCVTFDESLLEDSEALEPGELQLNELTVESVQHTLTSVTDELAAATQTVLSRQEVVTQLQRELRKEEQGIHPRQRVYLLGKRQVLQEELQGLQVALCSQAKLQAQQDLLQAKLEKLGPGEPPPVALLQDDRHSTSSSEHEREGGRTPTLEILKSHISGIFRPKFSLPPPLQLVPEVQKPLQEQLWYHGAIPRTEVAELLTQCGDFLVRESQGKQECVLSVLWDGLPRHFIIQSSDNLYRLEGDGFPTIPLLIDHLLRSQQPLTKKSGVVLSRAVPKDKWALNHEDLVLGEQIGRGNFGEVFSGRLRVDNTPVAVKSCRETLPPDLKAKFLQEARILKQYSHPNIVRLIGVCTQKQPIYIVMELVQGGDFLTFLRTEGARLRVKTLLQMVGDAAAGMEYLESKGCIHRDLAARNCLVTEKNALKISDFGMSREEEDGIYAASGGLRQVPVKWTAPEALNYGRYSSESDVWSFGILLWETFSLGASPYPNLSNQQTREFVETGGRLPCPELCPDAVFRLMEQCWAYEPGQRPGFSTIYQELQSIRKRHR